The Candidatus Eisenbacteria bacterium genome has a segment encoding these proteins:
- the preA gene encoding NAD-dependent dihydropyrimidine dehydrogenase subunit PreA: MSADLSIDFAGIKSPNPFWLASAPPTNTGDQIMRAFDAGWGGAVWKTLGEPIVDTSSRFGSIDVGNQRMVGFNNIELITDRPLEVNLREIREVKRKYPKHVVIASLMVESREDWRDIIHKVVDAGADGIELNFGCPHGMCERGMGSAVGQEPEVLKTVAGWAVEYSKVPVLIKLTPNVGDILEPGIAAVEAGVHGLSLINTIKSIVGVDLDRMVPYPVVGNRSTNGGYCGPAVKPIALHMVAALARDERVKIPISGIGGIATWRDAAEFIAMGSTSVQVCTSVMHYGFRIVEDLIDGLTNFLDEKGMKSVRELRGRAVGAYSEWGDLDLNYKVAAHVDPAKCIGCDLCLVACRDSSVDCIHTGPHPLPAGHRAPTRDAAIARAKDSGVNVTWVDWDECTGCNLCAAVCPVPGCITMADDTRGKPFESWNDRVAKGTGGA; the protein is encoded by the coding sequence ATGAGCGCCGATCTCAGCATCGATTTCGCGGGCATCAAGAGCCCCAACCCGTTCTGGCTCGCGAGTGCTCCGCCGACCAACACCGGCGATCAGATCATGCGGGCGTTCGACGCCGGCTGGGGCGGTGCGGTGTGGAAGACGCTTGGGGAGCCGATCGTGGATACCTCGAGCCGATTCGGCTCGATCGACGTCGGCAATCAGCGCATGGTCGGCTTCAACAACATCGAGCTGATCACCGACCGACCGCTCGAAGTGAACCTGCGCGAGATCCGCGAGGTGAAGCGCAAGTACCCGAAGCACGTGGTGATTGCGTCGCTGATGGTCGAGTCACGCGAGGACTGGCGCGACATCATCCACAAGGTGGTGGACGCCGGCGCCGACGGCATCGAGCTGAACTTCGGCTGCCCGCACGGCATGTGCGAGCGCGGCATGGGGTCGGCCGTCGGCCAGGAGCCGGAAGTGCTCAAGACCGTCGCCGGCTGGGCGGTCGAGTACTCGAAAGTGCCGGTGCTCATCAAGCTGACGCCGAACGTGGGTGACATTCTGGAGCCCGGCATCGCAGCCGTGGAAGCCGGCGTGCACGGGCTATCGTTGATCAATACGATCAAGTCGATCGTCGGCGTGGATCTCGATCGCATGGTCCCCTACCCCGTGGTCGGCAATCGTTCGACCAACGGCGGCTACTGCGGCCCCGCGGTCAAACCGATCGCGTTGCACATGGTGGCGGCCCTTGCGCGCGACGAGCGGGTGAAGATCCCGATCTCGGGGATCGGCGGCATCGCGACGTGGCGTGACGCCGCGGAGTTCATCGCGATGGGCTCGACCAGCGTGCAGGTGTGCACGTCGGTGATGCACTACGGATTCCGAATCGTGGAAGACCTGATCGACGGGCTCACGAACTTCCTCGACGAGAAGGGCATGAAGAGCGTGCGCGAGCTGCGCGGCCGCGCGGTGGGTGCCTACTCCGAGTGGGGGGACCTGGACCTGAACTACAAGGTCGCCGCGCACGTAGACCCGGCCAAGTGCATCGGCTGCGACCTGTGCCTGGTGGCGTGTCGCGACAGTTCGGTGGACTGCATCCACACCGGCCCGCATCCGTTGCCCGCCGGTCATCGCGCACCGACCCGGGACGCCGCGATCGCGCGCGCCAAGGACAGCGGCGTGAACGTGACATGGGTCGACTGGGACGAGTGCACGGGCTGCAATCTGTGCGCGGCCGTCTGCCCAGTCCCGGGGTGCATCACGATGGCGGACGACACACGCGGCAAGCCGTTCGAGAGCTGGAACGATCGGGTCGCGAAGGGGACCGGTGGAGCGTAG